The genomic stretch gctggaactggatgagctttaaggtcccttccaacccaaactattctatgactgtgCCTTTTTCTATTAGGTATTTACACCTGGAGCTCTAATATTAAACCTCTACTGGGTTATAAATACACACTGATAGCCAGGGTAACTTCCCCCTGTTCACTCAGATGGAAGCAGTCAGTGCTGCTACTACAAGTAGCCCAGCTTGCACTGATCTGAAGCAGTTCAGGCCTTCAGGaaccagcagcacacagagaagGAGCTGACTGCAGGGCAATGGGTGAGTTGCAGGTATGGGAGAATGGCATATCCACTGTTCTGTGGTTGTTACTGGTCCCAAAGTCAGGATTTATAAAGTGGCTGACAGTGTTTGACAAATCAGATGGATGGGAGGTGCTTAATGCAAACTGGAGAATATCTTTCAGCTGCTGccaaaacacatgaaaatggAAACTCACACTTTGTAGATcattagaacacttgggagcttTTGGAGTGTACTTGAAAGGCATTACTCAAAGTTCAGATTGAAAAATTTCTTTAGAAATTACTAACAATGTTGTAAGGGTAATGCAAGCATGAAAATCATCATTCCTAGTGGTGCCCTGGGATGAGTATTGCCAAAggaaaacagggagagaagCTTTCCATGCTGGAAGATGAGAACTGTGCTCTGTAAGTCAGAGAGCAGCCATCAACCGGGCGAATAGTCATTTCTCTTGAATTGGCAGCTTCTCCTGGCAGCATACATAAAGCTCCAAAAGActtcataaatatataaaagtaGAAAGGAGGAAGTACATAACTGACAGTAAGCCAGACAGTGGAATTATACAGGAACTGTGTGATGGAAGATGCAGGAAAAACGATGATGGGAGTAGAATTTCTTCCACAGACATAGGAGAAATTCCTCAAACATGCATTTACATAGTCCGTAAGAAgtctgaagaaggaaaagggcaAGCTGCTTGTGCTTTAATTCGTGTGGGAAGGCCAAGGTGGGAGCTATACTCCCAGTTGGCTTTCTCTCTCCCATGTTGTTTCCTTACTAAGAAGGAAGGATGACAAACATCTGGAAGCAGGTATTGcgttgctgctgctccctgaacCTTGTTGACTTCTCTGAGTGCCAGAAGAAGAACCTGTTTGGTGGGTCTGATTTGAATCTTGGTAAAGGGAGCAGCACACCAGTGTGTAGAGATGAGGAGACTCAACAAATGGATTAAAGCTTCAGGTATTGACTGCTGACATTCAGACTGCATACAAGCTATGCATCCATAGCAACCCTGTGCCATGAgcctgtttggggttttgtggggtttgtttccGGTGTGCCTCCATCAGTGCAGAACAACTGCACCTGTGAGACCAACAAGTGGATGGTATGTGCCCAGCATGGACCTGAGAACTGTACCTGCACACTGGTAGGTTCAAATCACAAGTTAGACTGTTCAACACTGACTTCAAGATGCTTGATGATGAAGGCAGAAATGATCCTCTGCAAAGAGAAGAGCTTCTGAGGCCATCCCCATGGGCTGTTAAGTAATGATGGCATTTACAATACAGTCTGTAAGGACACTGGCATCTTCAAAGCAGGCAGTTCGGCCATACCGATGCTTGCAGGTGCGTGAACAATGCTTGAGTGAGAACTAAAAAGGGTGATGAAAACCTCAGTAGTGGTGAACTGATTAGAACAAACTGGATCTACATGGAGCTGAAGCACGGAACAGGTCCAGTGCCTTTGATGGTCCTGATGTACTGAATGCCTTAACATCTGTTTGAGAGCCTATACAAACTGCACCCCAAGTACATCACAGCTGGTAATAGTAGTCCCCCAGTCATGCAAATCTGCCTGAACCAGCACGAGAAATCCAGGTGTGGTGTGAATATAGC from Lathamus discolor isolate bLatDis1 chromosome 3, bLatDis1.hap1, whole genome shotgun sequence encodes the following:
- the TACSTD2 gene encoding LOW QUALITY PROTEIN: tumor-associated calcium signal transducer 2 (The sequence of the model RefSeq protein was modified relative to this genomic sequence to represent the inferred CDS: inserted 5 bases in 4 codons; substituted 3 bases at 3 genomic stop codons), whose protein sequence is MSIAKGKQGEKLSMLEDENCALLHTSYASIATLCHEPVWGFVGFVSGVPPSVQNNCTCETNKWMVCAQHGPENCTCTLVGSNHKLDCSTLTSRCLMMKAEMILCKEKSFXGHPHGLLSNDGIYNTVCKDTGIFKXRQFGHTDACRCVNNAXVRTKKGDENLSSGELIRTNWIYMELKHXNRSSAFDGPDVLNALTXLFESLYKLHPKYITAGNSSPPVMQICLNQHEKSRCGVNIADVVYYXEKDTKDDSIFHSNSTXTVCVSGDALDVEKLQIYYADEKALEFCMQQLGAGFGGAVTVVVLAAGMGITVLALLRWLKTRKYEKGD